From Desulfosalsimonas propionicica:
CCCATTGCCAAAAAGATCGAGAGAGGTAGCGATGACCAGCGATTTGAAAGCATAGGCTTTATGGGTGCTATCTCTCTGATCGACTTAATAGATTTGATACTTTTAATACTCTTTATTGGCTCTATGGAGGTCACCATATTTACAGCCCCTTCAATAAAACCGACAGCATTTCCCTTGTTATCCCATATGATTCCATCAATAAACCAACCAAGATGCTTTCCATTGAATCCATATACATGGTCATCATCATAAAGATAAGCTACAGGGTTTCCGTCCCAGAGATAAATGGTAAGTTCATCAGATGTGTCTATATATGCAGTTGCTTCGCCTTTGCTATCGAATAAAGTAATTTCCTTCGCATACGTTTGACCAGTAGCGGCAAATGCATAAAAGAGCACGATTAAGGGAATTATCCAGTATGAAAATCTTTTCATATATTCCTCCCTAACGCTTGAGATGAATTGCGCGGCCAAGAACCTTTCAAAAAAACGCCGCTCTGTTTCTCGCGTCAATTCGGACGATTGGTTAGGCAACGATCCAGCCCCTTCCGACTTGAATCTATTATGGCTATATTGGCT
This genomic window contains:
- a CDS encoding 4-fold beta flower protein, producing MKRFSYWIIPLIVLFYAFAATGQTYAKEITLFDSKGEATAYIDTSDELTIYLWDGNPVAYLYDDDHVYGFNGKHLGWFIDGIIWDNKGNAVGFIEGAVNMVTSIEPIKSIKSIKSIKSIREIAPIKPMLSNRWSSLPLSIFLAMGAD